One genomic segment of Hymenobacter psoromatis includes these proteins:
- the panC gene encoding pantoate--beta-alanine ligase has protein sequence MHIFTNAAELRAYTETQRAAGRRLGLVPTMGALHEGHLQLVQAAATQCDEVIASVFVNPTQFNNPDDLRLYPRVPEQDAALLAPAGCTALFLPPVAEVYPQPTMLRFDFGALEQVMEGAHRPGHFNGVATVVSKLFHFARPHVAYFGQKDFQQVAVVRQLVADLSFDLELVVYPTVREADGLAMSSRNRRLSPAARAAAPLLYQVLTAAAAQVRQGLPPAQVQAQALGYLAKAPEFTPEYFELVNAHSLQPVAQYTIGQPLALCVAAHLDGVRLIDNVVIE, from the coding sequence ATGCACATTTTTACTAACGCCGCCGAACTGCGCGCCTACACCGAAACCCAGCGTGCGGCCGGCCGCCGCCTCGGCCTGGTACCCACGATGGGTGCCTTGCACGAAGGGCATCTGCAACTAGTGCAGGCCGCCGCCACGCAGTGCGACGAAGTGATTGCCAGCGTATTCGTTAATCCTACCCAGTTCAATAACCCCGACGACCTGCGCCTCTACCCCCGCGTGCCCGAGCAGGATGCCGCCCTGCTGGCTCCGGCCGGTTGCACGGCCCTTTTCCTACCCCCCGTAGCCGAGGTATACCCGCAGCCCACCATGTTGCGCTTCGACTTCGGGGCCTTGGAGCAGGTGATGGAGGGCGCGCACCGGCCCGGCCACTTCAATGGGGTAGCCACGGTGGTAAGCAAGCTTTTTCACTTCGCCCGGCCCCACGTAGCGTACTTCGGGCAGAAGGACTTCCAGCAAGTAGCCGTGGTGCGGCAGCTAGTGGCCGACTTATCCTTTGATTTAGAGCTGGTGGTGTACCCCACCGTACGCGAGGCCGATGGCCTGGCCATGTCGTCGCGCAACCGCCGGCTTTCGCCGGCGGCGCGAGCCGCGGCCCCGCTCTTGTACCAGGTACTGACCGCGGCCGCCGCGCAGGTGCGCCAGGGCCTACCCCCCGCCCAGGTCCAAGCCCAGGCCCTGGGCTACCTGGCTAAGGCTCCCGAGTTTACCCCCGAATACTTCGAACTGGTGAATGCGCACAGCTTGCAGCCGGTGGCGCAGTATACTATCGGCCAGCCGCTAGCCTTGTGCGTAGCCGCGCATTTGGACGGTGTGCGGCTGATTGATAATGTGGTAATTGAGTAA
- a CDS encoding sugar phosphate nucleotidyltransferase — MKAIIPVAGIGSRLRPHTHTQPKSLVPVAGNTILGHIIDRLRGAGLTEFVFIIGYLGEKIEQYVRRYYPELDATFVVQEPREGLGHALWVARDTFRHDPDGVLILLGDTIVDVDLTALLRQPGSVLAVKEVKTPSLFGLVETDETGLVSRVVEKPRIPKSNYALVGLYKIANAEALAQALEWLIATGRRTHEEYQLTDALMHLIEEGEVMHTAAVDNWFDCGRKETLLEANARLLDRPEFREVRDYPEFPNTVVIPPVSIGVGCRIEHAIIGPNVAIGDRTIIRHTIVSDSIIGSYSELSSAVMSDCIVGSDASFKGLNHSLNLGDNTEIDYGQARG, encoded by the coding sequence ATGAAAGCTATTATTCCCGTGGCCGGCATCGGCTCGCGCCTGCGCCCGCACACCCACACCCAGCCCAAAAGCCTGGTGCCGGTGGCTGGCAATACCATCCTGGGCCACATCATCGACCGGCTGCGCGGGGCCGGCCTCACCGAGTTTGTCTTCATCATTGGCTACCTGGGCGAGAAGATTGAGCAGTATGTGCGCCGCTACTACCCGGAGCTTGATGCCACCTTCGTGGTGCAGGAGCCGCGCGAGGGCTTGGGCCACGCCCTGTGGGTAGCCCGCGATACCTTCCGCCACGACCCCGACGGCGTGCTGATTCTGCTCGGCGATACCATCGTGGACGTGGACCTGACCGCCCTGTTGCGCCAGCCCGGCTCGGTACTGGCCGTGAAGGAAGTCAAAACCCCCAGTCTCTTTGGCCTGGTCGAAACCGACGAAACCGGCCTAGTGAGCCGGGTAGTCGAGAAGCCCCGCATCCCGAAGTCGAACTACGCGCTGGTGGGCCTATACAAAATCGCCAACGCCGAGGCCCTGGCCCAGGCGCTGGAATGGCTCATCGCCACCGGCCGCCGCACCCACGAGGAGTACCAGCTCACCGACGCGCTCATGCACCTTATCGAAGAGGGCGAAGTGATGCACACCGCCGCCGTGGATAACTGGTTTGACTGCGGCCGCAAAGAAACCCTGCTCGAAGCCAACGCCCGCCTGCTCGACCGCCCCGAGTTTCGCGAAGTACGTGATTACCCCGAGTTTCCGAACACGGTCGTCATTCCGCCGGTCAGCATCGGGGTAGGGTGCCGCATCGAGCACGCCATCATTGGCCCCAACGTGGCCATCGGCGACCGCACCATTATCCGCCACACCATCGTCAGCGACAGCATCATCGGCTCCTACTCCGAGCTAAGCTCAGCTGTAATGAGCGACTGCATTGTGGGCTCCGACGCCTCCTTCAAAGGACTGAACCACAGCCTGAACCTGGGCGACAACACGGAGATTGACTACGGCCAGGCGCGGGGCTAA
- a CDS encoding LemA family protein, whose translation MKRLLLYFAGLLLMLTQSSCGYNGMVQRDQAVKSQWANVQSSYQRRSDLIPNLVNTVKGAANFEKSTLEGVIEARAKATSVQLNADQLTPENIQKFQAAQSQLSAGLGRLLAVSENYPELKANANFQELQAQIEGTENRINVERNKFNESVNDYNTFTRSFPNNLFAGMFGFPPKGYFEADAGAKEAPKVDFGDMGGGNTPAGSK comes from the coding sequence ATGAAACGCCTTCTTCTCTACTTCGCCGGACTGCTGCTGATGCTCACGCAGTCGTCGTGCGGCTACAACGGCATGGTGCAGCGCGACCAGGCCGTTAAAAGCCAGTGGGCCAACGTGCAAAGCTCCTACCAGCGCCGCTCCGACCTGATTCCGAACCTCGTGAATACGGTGAAGGGCGCGGCCAATTTCGAGAAATCTACCCTCGAAGGTGTCATCGAAGCCCGCGCCAAGGCGACCAGCGTGCAGCTAAATGCCGACCAGCTGACGCCCGAAAACATCCAAAAATTTCAGGCTGCCCAGAGCCAGCTCTCGGCCGGGCTGGGCCGGCTGCTGGCCGTGAGCGAAAATTACCCCGAGCTGAAGGCCAATGCCAACTTCCAGGAGCTGCAAGCTCAGATTGAGGGCACCGAGAACCGCATCAACGTGGAGCGCAATAAGTTCAACGAGAGCGTGAACGACTACAACACCTTCACCCGCTCCTTCCCCAACAACCTCTTCGCGGGCATGTTCGGCTTCCCACCCAAAGGCTACTTCGAGGCCGATGCCGGCGCTAAAGAAGCGCCAAAAGTGGACTTTGGCGACATGGGCGGCGGCAACACGCCAGCGGGCAGCAAGTAG
- a CDS encoding TPM domain-containing protein translates to MTHPLTPAQEAGLVAAIKAAELRTSGEIRLHLEDKCPTPEPLDRAAQVFAELKMHHTKLRNGVLFYLAWQTRQFAVVGDAAINSAVPDDFWEAVKEEVVGHFRQEKYVAGLERGIRLVGEQLRQLFPYDAATDVNELPDDISYGDDAPTPPAGQ, encoded by the coding sequence ATGACTCATCCCCTTACGCCTGCCCAAGAAGCCGGGCTCGTGGCCGCCATCAAGGCGGCGGAGCTGCGCACTTCAGGCGAAATCCGGCTGCATTTGGAAGATAAATGCCCGACCCCGGAGCCGCTCGACCGCGCGGCGCAGGTATTCGCGGAGCTGAAAATGCACCATACCAAGCTGCGCAATGGCGTGCTGTTTTACCTGGCTTGGCAGACGCGGCAGTTTGCCGTGGTGGGCGACGCGGCCATTAACTCCGCGGTGCCCGACGACTTTTGGGAGGCCGTGAAGGAGGAAGTGGTGGGCCATTTCCGGCAGGAAAAATACGTGGCCGGGCTGGAGCGCGGCATTCGGCTGGTGGGCGAGCAGCTGCGCCAGCTCTTCCCCTACGACGCGGCTACCGACGTGAACGAGCTGCCCGACGACATCTCTTACGGCGACGATGCCCCTACCCCCCCCGCCGGCCAATGA
- a CDS encoding TPM domain-containing protein, translated as MKTLLTLIPRSRAPRPAAWTGLLLLCLSLVLGLAARAQTVPPRPNPPRLVNDLAGLMQPQQVAALEQKLVTYNDSTSSQIAVVTIPSLDGNDMADYAQKLYESWGIGRKGKDNGILVLVAAKEHEARIQTGYGLEGAVPDALAKRIISNTLVPAFKQNDYYAGLDRATDQLISLAKGEYKADPNDAQNQGDSSGSGIGFWVIIGALILIFLLRSRGGGGGRGGIGGGLMGPILFGDFAGGRGVFGGGGGGFGGGGGGGFGGFGGGSSGGGGASGSW; from the coding sequence ATGAAGACCCTGCTAACGCTTATTCCGAGGAGTAGGGCCCCGCGCCCAGCGGCTTGGACCGGGTTGCTGCTACTCTGCCTGAGCTTGGTACTCGGCCTAGCTGCCCGCGCCCAGACCGTGCCACCGCGGCCCAATCCGCCGCGCCTTGTCAACGACCTGGCCGGCTTGATGCAGCCACAACAGGTGGCCGCACTGGAGCAAAAGCTAGTGACATATAACGATAGCACATCGTCGCAGATTGCGGTGGTGACGATACCCAGCCTTGACGGCAACGACATGGCCGACTACGCCCAGAAGCTGTACGAAAGCTGGGGCATCGGCCGCAAGGGCAAGGACAACGGTATTTTAGTGCTGGTGGCGGCCAAGGAGCACGAGGCCCGCATCCAGACCGGCTACGGCCTGGAAGGTGCCGTGCCCGACGCCTTGGCCAAGCGCATTATCAGCAATACGCTGGTACCAGCTTTCAAGCAAAACGACTACTACGCGGGCCTCGACCGGGCCACCGACCAGCTCATTTCCCTGGCTAAAGGCGAGTACAAAGCCGACCCCAACGACGCGCAAAACCAGGGCGATTCGTCGGGTTCCGGCATTGGGTTCTGGGTTATCATCGGGGCACTCATCCTCATTTTCCTGCTGCGCTCGCGCGGCGGTGGCGGCGGGCGCGGCGGCATCGGCGGCGGCCTCATGGGGCCCATCCTCTTCGGCGATTTTGCGGGGGGTAGGGGCGTATTTGGCGGCGGGGGCGGTGGCTTCGGCGGCGGTGGTGGGGGCGGCTTCGGGGGCTTCGGGGGGGGTAGCAGCGGCGGCGGCGGGGCCAGCGGCAGTTGGTAG
- a CDS encoding TPM domain-containing protein, protein MSKKPRNSPIPAALPTDEPSISMVGKIFRSLGCLGILLIASVFIAIFSTLLWNWASAGLAHLGAPHPAATSSGMPVRPAVYTPVVDAAGILTTNELRALSTKLQEFEHASTTQLVVVTVPSLNGNELADYAQQLYHSWGIGQRHNNNGLLVLVAMQEHGLRIQTGYGLEGAIPDATCERLITNVLEPAFKNQQYYDGLDAVTTQLIQLAQGETASFAPPADTTLSWGLVLLIMGLLLALLFRALGSEALWGWTALAGTGVGFSSSGSSSDSDSSSSSSSGDSWGGGDSGGGGASGSW, encoded by the coding sequence ATGAGCAAAAAGCCCCGCAACAGTCCGATTCCAGCGGCCCTTCCGACCGATGAGCCCTCAATATCGATGGTGGGCAAAATTTTTAGGAGCCTGGGCTGCCTGGGGATACTGCTGATTGCCAGCGTTTTCATTGCGATATTTAGTACGCTTTTGTGGAATTGGGCTAGTGCCGGGCTGGCGCACCTGGGTGCCCCGCACCCGGCCGCTACCAGCAGCGGGATGCCCGTGCGGCCCGCGGTGTACACGCCCGTAGTGGATGCGGCGGGTATTCTAACCACAAATGAGCTGCGCGCGCTAAGCACGAAGCTTCAGGAATTTGAGCACGCTTCCACTACCCAACTGGTGGTGGTGACGGTACCGAGCCTAAACGGTAACGAGTTGGCCGACTATGCTCAGCAGCTCTACCACAGCTGGGGCATCGGGCAGCGCCACAACAACAATGGCCTGCTGGTGCTAGTAGCCATGCAGGAGCACGGCCTCCGCATCCAGACCGGCTACGGCCTCGAAGGCGCTATTCCCGATGCCACTTGCGAACGCCTCATTACCAATGTCTTGGAGCCCGCTTTCAAGAATCAGCAGTACTATGACGGGTTGGATGCCGTTACTACCCAACTTATTCAGCTGGCGCAGGGCGAAACCGCTTCCTTCGCGCCCCCGGCCGACACTACCCTCTCCTGGGGCCTCGTACTGCTCATTATGGGTCTGTTGCTGGCGCTGTTATTTCGCGCGTTAGGCAGCGAAGCGCTCTGGGGCTGGACGGCTCTCGCCGGTACGGGCGTTGGCTTCAGTTCGTCCGGGTCGTCTTCTGACAGCGATAGTAGCTCCTCGTCCTCGTCTGGCGACTCGTGGGGCGGTGGCGACAGCGGCGGCGGTGGGGCCAGCGGGTCCTGGTAA
- the recJ gene encoding single-stranded-DNA-specific exonuclease RecJ has product MAVIPLKRWIFAPDPDPATVAGLVQALGISPLLARLLGQRGISTPAAARDFFEPDLNKLVSPWLMCDMDLAVARVRRALDGGERILVLGDYDVDGITSVALVVSYLRPLADAPGTPDEASRLQPYIPDRHREGYGISMQAVDFAKANGFGLVIALDCGVKAVEQVAYAKLRGLDFVICDHHLPGDELPPAVAVLDPKRPDCDYPYPELSGCGVGFKLLQAFTEQLGLPLAPLYAQLDLVTVSIAADVVPVTGENRILAAHGLRRFNVTQAAAFAVPQPSALAAADTLDGPAPLAAPAAVPSADGLRPGLAALHELATPRPGPLSLSSLVFGFAPRINAAGRMGDAHRAVNMLLASTQQEARYTAEVVDHMNQERRLSDTRTTQEALALIAEDPEGATAPATVLYQAHWPQGVLGIVASRCLDQYYRPTVILTERDGLATGSARSVAGFDVHEVLEACAPLLRQFGGHKAAAGLALPVENVPAFRAQFMREVTARLPAGQLPVRPVDIDAELDFTQLTEEFLQQLSRLEPFGPGNPAPIFASRGVRAVPGSVRPVGQAGHLKIRLMQPERAPGVLLEGIGFGLGHYLPRLLENPDVDFNACYALEMNEFRGSRTLQLRLLDLHWE; this is encoded by the coding sequence ATGGCTGTTATTCCTCTTAAGCGCTGGATTTTTGCGCCCGACCCCGACCCCGCGACGGTAGCCGGCCTGGTGCAAGCGCTGGGTATCAGCCCGCTACTGGCCCGGCTGCTGGGGCAGCGCGGCATTAGCACGCCCGCCGCGGCCCGCGATTTCTTCGAGCCCGACCTGAACAAACTGGTATCGCCCTGGCTGATGTGCGACATGGACCTGGCCGTGGCCCGCGTGCGCCGGGCCCTCGACGGCGGCGAGCGCATTCTGGTGCTGGGCGATTACGACGTGGACGGCATCACGTCGGTGGCACTGGTAGTGAGCTACCTGCGGCCGCTGGCCGATGCGCCCGGCACGCCCGACGAGGCCAGCCGCCTGCAACCCTACATCCCGGACCGCCACCGTGAGGGCTACGGCATCTCGATGCAGGCTGTGGATTTTGCCAAGGCCAATGGCTTTGGCCTGGTCATCGCCCTCGACTGCGGCGTGAAGGCCGTGGAGCAGGTGGCCTACGCCAAGTTGCGGGGCCTGGACTTCGTGATTTGTGACCACCACCTGCCCGGCGACGAGCTGCCGCCCGCCGTGGCCGTGCTCGACCCCAAGCGCCCCGACTGCGACTATCCCTACCCCGAGCTTTCGGGCTGCGGCGTGGGCTTCAAGCTCCTGCAAGCCTTTACCGAGCAGCTAGGCCTACCGCTGGCCCCACTCTACGCCCAGCTCGACCTCGTGACGGTAAGCATCGCGGCCGACGTGGTGCCCGTGACTGGCGAAAACCGCATCCTGGCCGCCCACGGCCTGCGCCGCTTCAACGTGACGCAGGCGGCGGCTTTTGCCGTGCCCCAGCCCTCGGCTCTGGCCGCCGCCGATACCCTCGACGGCCCCGCGCCGCTGGCCGCGCCGGCCGCTGTGCCGAGCGCCGATGGCCTGCGCCCCGGTCTGGCCGCGCTGCACGAGCTGGCTACTCCCCGGCCGGGACCGCTGAGCCTCAGCTCATTGGTGTTCGGCTTCGCGCCGCGCATCAACGCGGCCGGGCGCATGGGCGACGCCCACCGCGCCGTGAACATGCTGCTGGCCTCGACCCAGCAGGAGGCCCGCTACACCGCCGAGGTAGTGGACCACATGAACCAGGAGCGCCGCCTCTCTGACACGCGCACCACCCAGGAGGCGCTGGCCCTCATCGCCGAAGACCCCGAAGGCGCGACCGCGCCGGCCACCGTGCTCTACCAGGCGCACTGGCCGCAGGGCGTGCTCGGCATCGTAGCCTCGCGCTGCCTCGACCAATACTACCGCCCCACCGTCATCCTGACCGAGCGCGATGGGCTGGCCACCGGCTCGGCCCGTTCGGTGGCTGGCTTCGACGTGCACGAGGTGCTGGAAGCCTGCGCCCCGCTGCTGCGCCAGTTTGGCGGCCACAAGGCGGCGGCCGGCTTGGCCCTACCCGTTGAAAACGTGCCGGCCTTCCGGGCGCAGTTTATGCGTGAGGTGACCGCCCGGCTGCCCGCCGGCCAGCTGCCGGTGCGCCCCGTAGACATTGATGCCGAGTTGGATTTCACCCAGCTCACCGAGGAATTCTTGCAGCAGCTCAGCCGCCTGGAGCCCTTTGGGCCAGGTAACCCTGCGCCCATATTTGCCAGCCGGGGCGTGCGGGCCGTGCCGGGCTCGGTGCGGCCGGTGGGCCAGGCGGGCCACCTCAAAATCCGGCTCATGCAGCCCGAGCGCGCCCCTGGCGTTCTTCTCGAAGGCATCGGCTTCGGCCTGGGCCACTACCTGCCCCGCTTGCTCGAAAATCCCGACGTGGATTTTAACGCCTGCTACGCTTTGGAAATGAACGAGTTCCGGGGTAGCCGCACCTTGCAGCTCCGGCTACTTGATTTGCACTGGGAGTAA
- a CDS encoding carboxypeptidase-like regulatory domain-containing protein: MNNLFLIRYWFISILLAVGQRAAAQAAGPPVLLRISGSVSDAGSQRPLPGATVRVQRTRRGTAADAQGNFLLTARPTDTLLVRALGYKPQQVLLRTAVRAQLGLQVRLQPDSVRLDEVKVTADRTDHASIDRALRNLRRPPVVQPKVAVRPKLTPMFPVDSTPPPPPSTGSIAIDWAYKKLSQEGKERRKLQAAKAADAKEKAHQRQLQYNKAFKDNRGYE, translated from the coding sequence GTGAATAATTTATTCCTAATAAGATACTGGTTTATAAGTATTTTGCTGGCCGTTGGGCAGCGGGCCGCGGCGCAGGCTGCCGGCCCGCCGGTCCTGCTGCGCATAAGCGGCAGCGTGAGCGACGCGGGCAGCCAGCGGCCGCTGCCGGGCGCTACCGTGCGGGTGCAGCGCACCCGGCGCGGCACGGCTGCCGATGCGCAGGGCAATTTTTTGCTCACTGCCCGGCCCACCGACACGCTGCTGGTGCGGGCCCTGGGCTATAAGCCGCAGCAGGTGCTGCTGCGAACCGCAGTGCGGGCGCAACTAGGGCTGCAAGTGCGCCTGCAGCCCGATTCGGTGCGTCTCGACGAGGTGAAGGTAACGGCCGACCGCACCGACCACGCCAGTATTGACCGGGCGTTGCGCAACCTGCGGCGGCCGCCCGTAGTGCAGCCCAAGGTAGCCGTGCGCCCCAAGCTTACGCCGATGTTTCCCGTCGATTCGACTCCGCCGCCACCCCCGTCGACCGGCTCCATTGCCATTGACTGGGCCTACAAAAAGCTTTCCCAGGAAGGCAAAGAGCGCCGTAAGCTGCAAGCCGCGAAGGCGGCCGATGCCAAAGAAAAGGCTCATCAGCGGCAGTTGCAGTACAACAAGGCGTTCAAGGATAACCGGGGGTACGAGTAA
- a CDS encoding tetratricopeptide repeat protein has translation MRFLLLLPIGYLLLAAPAAAQMPGQGGPARAGSWGPIDAPTLAREYAHRGEYDKAAFLFEKLKGDEQTSAAVLPDYLATLQALKRYKDAEKLVKKAIKQHPEEGTYGVALGALYATTGDSAAAQKQYQRVITQLKPAQVAPVATDFSRRELPAWAERAYLRGRELAQNNTEYAPQLIQLYTQTQQQPQLLAETLRLVERDPQQLPFVRNMLQNALRDEKDFDALEKILLAKVQAEPEQTSYAELLLWLQVQRHDFVGALVQARALDRRANAQGSRVLSLAGIAQRNRDYATAIAACDYVVREYRTGPYYAIARQLLLQAREAQVRDAYPVDPAQVQALATDYQQLITELGPTPDAAPVMRQLANLYAFQLDDKAKAMSLLQQIIAMPRAETDVVDEAKTTLGDLYLLKGEPWEATLLYSQVEKAHPEAPLGYEAKLRNARLSYFAGDFKLAQSHLDILKEATTREIANDAMQLSLLIQENTAEDTLGLALKDYAAVEELVFQNKIPQAEAGLDALLRKYPGHALTDDALFLKAQLQRRTGDYAAAVATLGFITSNPKYDVLSDDALFLTAEIQDENLKDKAQAQALYQQVLTKYPGSIYVAEARKRFRRLRGDAVQ, from the coding sequence ATGCGTTTTCTACTGCTTTTACCAATAGGCTATTTGCTGCTGGCCGCTCCCGCGGCGGCTCAGATGCCCGGCCAGGGCGGCCCGGCCCGCGCCGGCAGCTGGGGACCCATCGACGCGCCCACGCTGGCCCGCGAGTATGCCCACCGGGGTGAGTATGACAAAGCCGCGTTTCTCTTTGAAAAGCTGAAGGGCGACGAGCAAACCAGCGCCGCCGTGCTGCCCGACTACCTCGCCACCCTGCAAGCCTTGAAGCGCTATAAAGACGCCGAAAAACTGGTTAAAAAAGCCATCAAGCAGCACCCCGAAGAGGGCACCTACGGCGTGGCGCTGGGCGCGCTCTACGCCACCACCGGCGACAGCGCGGCGGCCCAGAAGCAGTACCAACGCGTGATTACCCAGCTCAAGCCCGCCCAGGTAGCGCCGGTAGCCACCGACTTTAGCCGGCGCGAGCTGCCCGCCTGGGCCGAGCGCGCCTACCTGCGCGGCCGTGAGCTGGCTCAGAACAACACCGAGTACGCCCCGCAGCTCATCCAGCTCTACACCCAAACCCAGCAGCAGCCCCAGCTGCTGGCCGAGACCTTGCGCCTAGTGGAGCGCGACCCGCAGCAACTGCCCTTCGTGCGCAACATGCTCCAGAATGCCCTACGCGACGAAAAGGACTTCGACGCGCTCGAAAAAATATTGCTCGCCAAGGTGCAGGCCGAGCCCGAACAAACCAGCTACGCCGAGCTGCTGCTGTGGCTGCAAGTGCAGCGCCACGACTTCGTGGGCGCGCTGGTGCAGGCCCGCGCCCTCGACCGCCGCGCCAACGCCCAGGGCAGCCGCGTGCTGAGCCTGGCCGGCATTGCGCAGCGCAACCGCGACTACGCCACCGCCATTGCGGCCTGCGATTACGTGGTGCGCGAGTACCGCACCGGCCCCTACTACGCCATTGCCCGCCAGCTGCTGTTGCAAGCCCGCGAGGCCCAGGTGCGCGATGCCTATCCCGTGGACCCCGCCCAGGTGCAAGCCCTGGCTACCGATTATCAGCAGCTTATCACGGAGCTGGGCCCTACCCCCGATGCCGCCCCGGTGATGCGCCAGCTGGCCAACCTCTACGCCTTTCAGCTCGATGATAAAGCCAAGGCCATGAGCTTGTTGCAGCAGATAATTGCCATGCCCCGCGCCGAAACCGACGTGGTGGACGAAGCCAAAACTACCCTCGGCGACTTGTATTTACTGAAGGGCGAGCCTTGGGAGGCCACGCTGCTTTATTCGCAGGTGGAAAAGGCCCACCCCGAAGCGCCGCTGGGCTACGAGGCCAAGTTGCGCAACGCCCGGCTGAGCTACTTCGCCGGCGATTTTAAGCTGGCCCAGAGCCACCTAGATATTCTGAAAGAAGCCACGACCCGCGAAATTGCCAACGATGCCATGCAGTTGTCGCTGCTCATTCAGGAAAATACCGCCGAGGATACGTTGGGCCTGGCCCTGAAGGATTACGCCGCCGTGGAAGAACTGGTATTTCAGAATAAAATCCCGCAGGCCGAGGCCGGCCTCGACGCGCTGCTGCGCAAGTATCCTGGCCATGCCCTCACCGACGACGCCCTGTTTTTGAAGGCCCAGCTGCAGCGCCGCACCGGCGACTACGCCGCCGCCGTAGCCACCCTGGGCTTCATTACCAGCAACCCCAAGTACGACGTGCTGAGCGATGACGCGCTGTTTCTGACCGCCGAAATTCAGGATGAAAACCTCAAGGACAAAGCCCAGGCCCAGGCCCTGTACCAGCAGGTGCTGACTAAATACCCCGGCAGCATCTACGTGGCCGAGGCCCGCAAGCGCTTCCGGCGGCTGCGCGGCGATGCCGTGCAGTAG
- a CDS encoding Uma2 family endonuclease gives MPTLEPAVRPPRRAVAARRALLRERLVRETLDGRPLYYAGYQAVLAGRKTAEEIRGSSSLQRVLVGYFMRVMLRQLDENKYWFATNEAGVHLDHRDNMSHDVAIYEKATLPPDQINTRYVTVPAKVVVEIDVCIDMQDPADSNYVNRKIRKLLDFGTERVIWVFTDSRQVLVAERGADAWLTMDWHRDLELLNGQLFNIGQYLQEQGIA, from the coding sequence ATGCCTACCCTCGAACCCGCCGTGCGCCCGCCGCGCCGCGCCGTTGCCGCCCGCCGCGCCCTGCTGCGTGAGCGCCTCGTGCGCGAAACTCTGGACGGGCGGCCCCTTTACTACGCAGGTTACCAAGCCGTGCTGGCTGGCCGTAAAACGGCCGAGGAAATTAGGGGTTCAAGCTCATTGCAGCGGGTGCTGGTGGGGTATTTCATGCGTGTAATGCTGCGCCAGTTGGATGAAAATAAATACTGGTTCGCCACCAACGAGGCAGGCGTGCACCTCGACCACCGTGATAATATGTCGCACGACGTGGCCATTTATGAAAAAGCCACCCTGCCGCCCGACCAGATAAACACTCGCTACGTGACGGTGCCGGCCAAAGTGGTAGTCGAAATCGACGTGTGCATCGACATGCAGGACCCGGCCGACAGCAACTACGTGAACCGCAAAATCCGTAAGCTGCTGGACTTTGGCACCGAGCGCGTCATCTGGGTGTTCACCGATTCGCGGCAGGTGCTGGTGGCCGAGCGCGGGGCCGACGCCTGGCTCACGATGGACTGGCACCGCGACCTGGAGCTGCTCAACGGCCAGCTTTTCAACATCGGCCAGTATTTGCAAGAGCAAGGAATTGCGTAA